A portion of the Mytilus galloprovincialis chromosome 12, xbMytGall1.hap1.1, whole genome shotgun sequence genome contains these proteins:
- the LOC143055703 gene encoding cholecystokinin receptor type A-like, producing MMSSAFPINQSDVNITTYSWMSTTVDQWNINVTSSFHNMSRINNDFPNATTFNIDYSFLLPSFIYVCLLLLVGLPGNALVIYVYLFKWPKSTSRVFILALATYDMINCTTSMPTELVILLNFEHFDYPVLCKISRFLTGLINNTTTFILVVIAVDRFKRICRPHNKHISPRLGKKLVFIGTVFGLCTNWPMLILYGTMTIPGGKTCLIDDEMLKTNYPIYFVLFLLLGHFVTDCILITLYAFVGKAIWNRRQILKSTSVKVPNQEISQSSYTVDDLDSIEQEQKRTRLASFVFWHKVSDEFRKRSNTADKLKPKNNRLTAQKKSTSLFRRALSKISLKEQSNKARVGKTTLMLFLVTVVFIVSFIPYTGMVIWRYVNPVYVMTLSFTGKCIYQMTLRSYLMNSVLNPIVYCFVSNQFKIKCKRAFKQIFCCGNSNNPNSRSVSGAHSGNEHTEMKANKGSK from the coding sequence ATGATGTCGTCTGCTTTTCCGATCAACCAATCAGATGTCAATATTACAACTTATTCCTGGATGTCTACAACTGTTGACCAATGGAATATTAACGTTACAAGTTCCTTTCATAATATGAGTAGGATTAACAACGATTTTCCGAACGCAACTACGTTTAATATTGactatagttttttgttgccttCGTTTATATACGTGTGCTTGTTGTTATTGGTTGGATTGCCTGGAAATGCACTTGTTATCTACGTTTATCTATTTAAATGGCCAAAATCAACATCTCGTGTTTTCATTCTCGCTCTCGCGACATACGATATGATAAATTGCACAACATCAATGCCTACTGAACTGGTAATTTTGCTGAATTTCGAACATTTTGACTATCCTGTCTTGtgtaaaatttcaagatttttaacAGGATTAATTAACAATACGACTACCTTTATATTGGTAGTTATAGCAGTTGACCGATTTAAACGAATTTGCCGACCCCACAACAAACATATCTCTCCAAGACTAGGGAAAAAGTTAGTATTTATTGGTACCGTTTTCGGATTATGCACCAACTGGCCAATGTTAATACTTTACGGCACAATGACAATTCCTGGCGGGAAAACCTGTTTGATAGACGAcgaaatgttaaaaacaaattatccaatatattttgttttgttcttattATTGGGACACTTTGTAACTGATTGCATTCTTATAACTTTGTATGCCTTTGTCGGGAAAGCAATATGGAATAGAAGACAGATTCTAAAATCAACTAGTGTAAAAGTTCCGAATCAAGAAATATCTCAAAGTAGTTACACAGTCGATGACCTTGACTCCATTGAACAAGAACAGAAGCGAACGAGACTAGCCTCGTTTGTATTTTGGCATAAAGTTTCGGACGAATTTCGAAAACGAAGTAACACAGCAGATAAACTTAAACCAAAGAATAACCGATTAACTGCACAAAAGAAATCCACATCCCTTTTTCGACGAGCTCTATCTAAGATATCTTTGAAAGAACAAAGCAACAAAGCTCGGGTAGGAAAGACAACTCTGATGTTATTTTTAGTGACTGTTGTTTTTATAGTATCGTTCATTCCGTATACAGGAATGGTAATTTGGCGGTACGTAAATCCGGTTTATGTGATGACCCTTTCATTTACTGGGAAATGTATTTATCAGATGACTTTGAGGTCATACTTGATGAACAGTGTTTTGAACCCTATCGTTTACTGTTTTGTGAGTAACCAGTTCAAAATTAAGTGCAAAAGGgcttttaaacaaatattttgttgtgGAAATTCAAACAATCCTAATTCGAGGTCTGTGTCAGGAGCTCATAGTGGAAACGAACACACCGAAATGAAAGCAAACAAAGGTTCAAAGTAG